The DNA region CTTCGATGCTGAGCATTGTGGTATTCTCGGGCTAAAGGACCGCCCAAGTGTACACCGAGCGCACCGAATGTATCCCGAAACTCACACCAAGCGTTTCAGTCGCCCCTGCACCGGGCTCCATCGAAGACGGAAAAGGCGCGGAACCGTGAACCGGTTTCCGCGCCTCTTCTCATCCATCCATCAACCAGAACACCGCGGAAAATCTCCGCGGCGCCTCATCCACCCAAGCTCAGTGCGTTTCGTAGACGGAGACACCGCCGCCGCGGCCCATTGCGATCACGTCGTACGGGTCCTTCACGGAGCCCATCTCCATTCCCTCCGAACCGCGCGGCATTCCGGGCACGGCCAGTCCGGCGATGTTCTGCGGCTTCTCGCGAAGCAGGCGCTTGACGGCTTCCATCGGCACGTGGCCCTCGATCACGTATCCATCCACCGTGGCCGTGTGGCACGACGCGAGGTGGCCGGGAACGCCGTGCTCCGCCTTGATGGGGTCAACGTTCGCCGTATCCACCACCTGTACGTTGAACCCGGCGCGCTGCGCATGCTCCACCCACGCACGGCAGCAGCCACAGGTGGGCGTCTTGTACACCACCATGCGCGGCCCCTGCGGATTCACCACCGGAGCGGCGGCTTCCTGCGTGGGCGCGGGTGCGGACGCCACGGTCTGCGAAGCCGCGTCAGGCGCGGGAGTGTTCTCGCTCGCGCCCGTCCCGCAGGCGGAGGTCATGGCCAGGAGCGCGGCGGCGGCCGAGCGGAAAGCGACAATGGATCGCATGGAAGTTCGACCTGGAAGTTGTGCGCAGCCCGCAAAGGCGGGGTCGGGCACGGGTACCCGCGAGCGGGCCCATCGTTCACCCGCGAACGCGGCCCGCACGGAAGATGACAGCGCGGCGCCAGCCCCGGCAAGCCCGCCACCGCTTCACGGACATGACGCG from Longimicrobium terrae includes:
- a CDS encoding DUF411 domain-containing protein encodes the protein MRSIVAFRSAAAALLAMTSACGTGASENTPAPDAASQTVASAPAPTQEAAAPVVNPQGPRMVVYKTPTCGCCRAWVEHAQRAGFNVQVVDTANVDPIKAEHGVPGHLASCHTATVDGYVIEGHVPMEAVKRLLREKPQNIAGLAVPGMPRGSEGMEMGSVKDPYDVIAMGRGGGVSVYETH